Proteins from a single region of Streptomyces vinaceus:
- a CDS encoding helix-turn-helix transcriptional regulator — MIETPQGELATGERSTRNRVARSILDHGPSTVADLAARLGLTQAAVRRHLDALVADDVVEPREQRVYGARTRGRPAKVFALTDCGRDAFDQSYDSLAADALRWIAQAAGGGEEGEAAVAAFARARMDAQAETYRESLDAAAPAERTEALAKALTADGYAATAKSAPGPHSGEQLCQHHCPVAHVAEQFPQLCEAETEVFSRLLGTHVQRLATIAHGDGVCTTFIPRGAGTTQNDTSASASTAGRNPA; from the coding sequence ATGATCGAGACCCCCCAGGGGGAACTCGCTACCGGGGAGCGGTCAACCCGCAACCGGGTCGCGCGCTCCATCCTGGACCACGGTCCGTCCACCGTCGCCGACCTCGCGGCGCGTCTCGGCCTCACCCAGGCCGCCGTCCGCCGCCACCTCGACGCGCTCGTCGCCGACGACGTGGTCGAGCCCCGTGAGCAGCGCGTCTACGGTGCGCGCACCCGGGGCCGGCCCGCCAAGGTCTTCGCGCTCACCGACTGCGGCCGCGACGCGTTCGACCAGTCCTACGACTCGCTCGCCGCGGACGCGCTGCGCTGGATCGCGCAGGCCGCCGGCGGGGGCGAGGAGGGGGAGGCGGCCGTCGCCGCCTTCGCCAGGGCGCGGATGGACGCGCAGGCCGAGACCTACCGGGAAAGCCTGGACGCCGCCGCCCCCGCGGAACGCACCGAGGCCCTTGCCAAGGCGTTGACCGCGGACGGGTACGCTGCTACGGCCAAGAGCGCTCCCGGTCCGCACAGCGGTGAACAGCTCTGCCAGCACCACTGCCCGGTCGCCCATGTCGCCGAGCAGTTCCCGCAGCTCTGCGAGGCGGAGACCGAGGTCTTCTCCCGCCTGCTCGGGACGCATGTGCAGCGCCTCGCCACGATCGCCCACGGCGACGGGGTGTGCACCACCTTCATCCCGCGAGGCGCGGGCACCACACAGAACGACACATCAGCATCTGCCAGCACGGCCGGGAGGAACCCCGCATGA
- the sufB gene encoding Fe-S cluster assembly protein SufB, whose protein sequence is MTTETAHPELEGLGNYEYGWADSDAAGSAAKRGLSEDVVRDISSKKNEPEWMLKLRLKGLKLFDKKPMPTWGSDLSGIDFDNIKYFVRSTEKQAASWEDLPEDIKNTYDKLGIPEAEKQRLVAGVAAQYESEVVYHQIREDLEEQGVIFLDTDTALKEHPELFQEYFGTVIPVGDNKFASLNTAVWSGGSFIYVPKGVKVDIPLQAYFRINTENMGQFERTLIIVDEDAYVHYVEGCTAPIYSSDSLHSAVVEIIVKKGGRCRYTTIQNWSNNVYNLVTKRAVAYEGATMEWIDGNIGSKVTMKYPAVYLMGEHAKGETLSIAFAGEGQHQDAGSKMVHMAPNTSSNIVSKSVARGGGRTSYRGLVEIGEGAHGSKSNVLCDALLVDTISRSDTYPYVDVREDDVSMGHEATVSKVSDDQLFYLMSRGMTEFEAMAMIVRGFVEPIARELPMEYALELNRLIELQMEGSVG, encoded by the coding sequence ATGACCACGGAGACTGCTCACCCTGAGCTTGAGGGTCTGGGCAACTACGAGTACGGCTGGGCCGACTCCGACGCGGCCGGCTCGGCTGCCAAGCGAGGCCTGTCGGAGGACGTCGTCCGCGACATCTCGTCGAAGAAGAACGAGCCCGAGTGGATGCTGAAGCTCCGCCTCAAGGGCCTGAAGCTCTTCGACAAGAAGCCCATGCCGACCTGGGGCTCCGACCTCTCCGGCATCGACTTCGACAACATCAAGTACTTCGTGCGTTCCACCGAGAAGCAGGCCGCTTCGTGGGAGGACCTGCCCGAGGACATCAAGAACACGTACGACAAGCTCGGCATCCCGGAGGCGGAGAAGCAGCGCCTCGTCGCCGGTGTCGCGGCCCAGTACGAGTCCGAGGTCGTCTACCACCAGATCCGCGAGGACCTGGAGGAGCAGGGCGTCATCTTCCTCGACACGGACACCGCGCTCAAGGAGCACCCGGAGCTCTTCCAGGAGTACTTCGGCACGGTCATCCCGGTCGGCGACAACAAGTTCGCGTCGCTGAACACCGCGGTGTGGTCGGGCGGCTCGTTCATCTACGTGCCCAAGGGCGTCAAGGTCGACATCCCGCTCCAGGCCTACTTCCGTATCAACACGGAGAACATGGGCCAGTTCGAGCGGACGCTGATCATCGTCGACGAGGACGCGTACGTCCACTACGTCGAGGGCTGCACCGCCCCGATCTACTCCTCGGACTCGCTGCACAGCGCCGTGGTCGAGATCATCGTGAAGAAGGGCGGCCGCTGCCGCTACACGACGATCCAGAACTGGTCGAACAACGTCTACAACCTGGTCACCAAGCGCGCCGTGGCGTACGAGGGCGCGACCATGGAGTGGATCGACGGCAACATCGGTTCCAAGGTCACCATGAAGTACCCGGCCGTCTACCTGATGGGCGAGCACGCCAAGGGCGAGACCCTGTCCATCGCCTTCGCGGGCGAGGGCCAGCACCAGGACGCCGGCTCCAAGATGGTCCACATGGCGCCGAACACCTCCTCGAACATCGTCTCCAAGTCGGTGGCTCGGGGCGGCGGCCGCACCTCCTACCGCGGCCTGGTCGAGATCGGCGAGGGCGCCCACGGCTCCAAGTCGAACGTGCTCTGCGACGCGCTCTTGGTCGACACGATCTCCCGCTCGGACACGTACCCGTACGTGGACGTCCGCGAGGACGACGTCTCCATGGGCCACGAGGCGACCGTCTCCAAGGTCTCGGACGACCAGCTCTTCTACCTGATGAGCCGCGGCATGACCGAGTTCGAGGCCATGGCCATGATCGTGCGCGGGTTCGTCGAGCCCATCGCGCGCGAGCTGCCCATGGAGTACGCACTGGAGCTCAACCGGCTGATCGAGCTGCAGATGGAGGGCTCGGTCGGCTGA
- the sufD gene encoding Fe-S cluster assembly protein SufD — translation MAEAQNIPAGSTTAGAIAVAAESTVATRMSAPPSFDVADFPVPHGREEEWRFTPLARLRGLHDGTAVANGTMKAQIDAPEGVTVESVERDDARIGKAGTPVDRIAAQAFSSFTKATVVTVPKETVLTEPVRVSLHGEGGTTFGHTVFDVQAFAEAVIVIDHTGDGVRAANVDFLVGDGAKLTVVSVQDWDDTAVHCSQHNTLIGRDASFKSIVVTFGGDVVRLHPRISYAGPGGEAELLGLYFTDADQHQEHRLLVTHDAPHCKSHVVYKGALQGEGAHAVWIGDVLIEKSAEGTDTYEMNRNLVLTDGARVDSVPNLEIETGEIVGAGHASATGRFDDEQLFYLQARGIPADEARRLVVRGFFAELVQQIGVDDIEERLLAKIETELEASV, via the coding sequence ATGGCTGAGGCTCAGAACATTCCGGCGGGTTCGACCACCGCCGGCGCGATCGCGGTGGCCGCCGAGTCCACCGTCGCCACCCGGATGAGCGCACCCCCGTCCTTCGACGTGGCGGACTTCCCCGTCCCCCACGGCCGCGAGGAGGAGTGGCGGTTCACCCCGCTGGCGCGCCTGCGCGGTCTCCACGACGGCACCGCGGTCGCCAACGGCACCATGAAGGCCCAGATCGACGCGCCCGAGGGCGTCACCGTCGAGTCGGTGGAGCGCGACGACGCGCGCATCGGCAAGGCCGGCACCCCGGTGGACCGGATCGCCGCCCAGGCGTTCTCGTCCTTCACCAAGGCCACGGTCGTCACCGTGCCCAAGGAGACCGTCCTGACCGAGCCGGTGCGCGTCTCGCTGCACGGCGAGGGCGGCACGACCTTCGGGCACACCGTCTTCGACGTCCAGGCCTTCGCCGAGGCCGTCATCGTCATCGACCACACCGGTGACGGCGTGCGCGCGGCCAACGTCGACTTCCTCGTCGGCGACGGCGCCAAGCTCACCGTCGTCTCCGTGCAGGACTGGGACGACACCGCCGTCCACTGCTCCCAGCACAACACGCTGATCGGCCGCGACGCGAGCTTCAAGTCGATCGTCGTCACCTTCGGCGGCGACGTCGTACGCCTGCACCCCCGGATCAGCTACGCGGGCCCCGGCGGCGAGGCGGAGCTCCTCGGCCTCTACTTCACGGACGCCGACCAGCACCAGGAGCACCGCCTCCTGGTCACGCACGACGCCCCGCACTGCAAGTCCCACGTGGTCTACAAGGGCGCGCTGCAGGGCGAGGGCGCGCACGCCGTCTGGATCGGCGACGTCCTCATCGAGAAGAGCGCCGAGGGCACCGACACCTACGAGATGAACCGCAACCTCGTCCTGACGGACGGCGCGCGGGTCGACTCGGTGCCGAACCTGGAGATCGAGACCGGCGAGATCGTCGGCGCCGGCCACGCCTCCGCGACCGGCCGCTTCGACGACGAGCAGCTCTTCTACCTCCAGGCCCGCGGCATCCCGGCCGACGAGGCCCGGCGCCTGGTCGTGCGCGGCTTCTTCGCCGAGCTCGTCCAGCAGATCGGTGTCGACGACATCGAGGAGCGCCTGCTCGCGAAGATCGAGACCGAGCTCGAGGCGTCCGTCTGA